From the Lolium rigidum isolate FL_2022 chromosome 2, APGP_CSIRO_Lrig_0.1, whole genome shotgun sequence genome, one window contains:
- the LOC124689546 gene encoding cytospin-A-like — translation MAPDDDKDGAHSRPALPGGADEYVRDSIRASLGLPVPDRSLRLQLLASEDLRRRLQDQVFSLEEDLHAAARRIDLLKKESAMNAEGIRRCVEEKEAVAAARAQVAAQAAKLDKEVTLYERDLERAMESCDDLARENDDLRARLKDAADLTALKNEVQALQRDREILKTNLNKAEEEVKLLFEENRTLDEANKRLLSLLNRSERKHSASNSTKQKRKSSSLKDTSPVSLAIDFNSVDASRHPLSPLPLNSPECRVHKK, via the exons ATGGCGCCGGACGACGACAAGGACGGCGCCCACTCGAGGCCCGCGCTCCCGGGCGGCGCCGACGAGTACGTGCGCGACTCCATCAGGGCCTCCCTCGGCCTCCCCGTCCCGGACCGCTCCCTCCGCCTCCAGCTCCTCGCCTCCGaggacctccgccgccgcctccaggacCAGGTCTTCTCCCTCGAGGAggacctccacgccgccgcccgccgcatcGACCTCCTCAAG AAGGAGTCCGCCATGAACGCCGAGGGGATCCGCCGCTGCgtcgaggagaaggaggccgtggccgccgcgcgcgcccaggTCGCCGCGCAGGCCGCCAAGCTCGACAAGGAGGTCACCCTCTACGAGCGCGACCTCGAGCGCGCCATGGAGTCCTGCGACGACCTCGCCAGGGAGAACGACGACCTCCGGGCGCGCCTCAAGGACGCCGCAGAT cttactGCATTAAAGAATGAAGTGCAAGCTCTGCAGAGGGACAGGGAAATACTCAAGACTAATTTAAACAaagcagaggaggag GTTAAGTTGCTATTCGAGGAGAACAGAACCCTTGATGAAGCAAACAAAAGGCTGCTTAGTTTACTGAATCGATCTGAAAGAAAGCACTCTGCCAGTAATTCGACCAAG CAGAAGCGCAAATCATCAAGTCTGAAGGATACCAGCCCAGTCAGCCTGGCTATTGATTTCAACAGCGTGGATGCATCAAGGCATCCGTTGTCACCCTTGCCGCTAAACTCTCCAGAATGCAGGGTGCACAAAAAGTGA